Genomic segment of Umezawaea sp. Da 62-37:
GGCGTCGCCCCAGAGCGCGTCCACGAGCCGGTCGACGGACACCCACTCGTCGGCGTGCAGCAGCAACAGGGCCAGCAGGACCCGCTGCTTGCCCGCCGCGGGCGTCACCCGCGTGCCGTCGACGTCAACGAGGTCCAGGGCACCCAGCACCCGCAACCGCATCACCACGCCCCCTTCGTGCCCTCCCAACGTAGCAAGTCCGGTGCCGCAGACTGGGGGCATGACGATCCCGCTGATCATCGACACCGACCCCGGCGTGGACGACGCGTTCGCGCTGGCGCTGGCGGCCCGCAGTCCCGAGGTGGACCTGCTCGGCGTCACGACCGTGTTCGGCAACGTGTCGATCGAGCACACGACCCGCAACGCCCAGCGCCTGCTCGCCCTGCTGGGCAGCGACGCCCCGGTGGCGAGGGGGGCTGATCGGGCCATCGGGGTCCGGCAGCGGGACGCGCGGCACGTGCACGGGGACGACGGGCTGTCGGGGATGGCGCTCGCGTTGCCCGTCAACGACCGGATCGATCCGCGCGACGCGGTGGAGTTCCTGCGGGACACCGTCGACAGCAGTCCGGTGCCGGTGACCATCGCCGCCATCGGGCCGTTGACGAACATCGCGCGGTTGCTGGAGACGCACGCGGGGCGGATCGGGAGGCTGGTGGTCATGGGCGGGGGGATCGCGGGCGGGAACGTGACGCCCGCCGCGGAGTTCAACATCTGGAGCGACGCGGAGGCGGCTCACCGCGTGCTGGCGGAGGGGCCGGTCCTGGTGCCGATCGACCTGACCCGGCGGTGCGCGGTGGACGGGGGGTGGTTGGAGTCGTTGACGGGTCTGGTCGGGACCACGCTGGCGGGGCTCACGCCGCGGTACCGGGAGTTCTACCTGGCGGCGAACGGGATCGACGGGATCCTGGTGCACGACGCCGTGGCGGTCGCGGAGGCCGTCCGGCCGGGCATCCTGACCACCCGGCGGCACCTGCTGGCCGTGGACACGTCGAACGGGCCGGAGCACGGGGCGCTGGTGCCGGGCGGGTTCGCGGTGGACGTGGCCGAGGACGCGGATGTGGAGGGGCTGCGGGAGTTCCTGCACGAGCGGCTGAGCGGGTAGCCGAGGCCGGGTCCGGAATGGACGGTCCGGCACGTGCGGTGGCGGTGGTCCCTACCCTGGACGCGTGAATCGCACCGATCGTCTGTACGCCCTGGTCGAGGAACTCCGCGCCGTGTCGCCGAGGCCGCGCAGCGCGTCCTGGTTGGCGCGGCGGTTCGAGGTCAGCGTGCGCACGGTCGAGCGCGATCTGGAGGCGTTGCGGCAGACGGGGGTGCCGATCCGGTCCGATGTCGGGCGGGCCGGTGGGTACAGCCTCGACCGGGAGCGGACGTTGCCGCCGGTGACGTTGACGGATGTCGAGGCGTTGGCGGTGAGCGTGGCGCTGCGGACCACGGCCGCGCCGTTCGCGGCGGCGGCGCGGCGGGCCGGGCAGAAGGTGTCGGCGGTGTTGCCGGACGGGGTGCGGCGGCGCGAGGAGGCGTTGGCGGGGCGGGTGTGGCGGGTTGGCGGGCAGCAAGGGGGTGGGGGCGCCGCCGGTGAGGTCATCGGGGAGGCGATGGTGGCCGGGCGGGTGGTGCGGCTGCGGTACGCGGACCGGGCGGGCGTGGAGACGGCGCGGGACGTGGAGCCGTTGGGGTTGTTGTGGGGGCCGCACGGCTGGTACCTGGTGGGGTGGTGCCGGTTGCGGGTGGCGGTGCGGGGGTTCCAGTTCGACCGGATCGTGTCGGCGGAGATGTCGGTCGAGCGGGTCGAGCCGAGGGAGCGGGAATGGGTGGCGGAACTGGAGCGGTTGGACGCGGATCCGCTGACGTCGTGACCTGGAACACCGACAGGACGGTGTCGCGAGTGGTCGGCAGGCTGTGGTCATGGACAACGAGGAACTGATGACCGTGTGGTGCCGGATGTGGAGCGAGGACCCCGCGCTGGCCCACGACCTGATGACCGGCACGTGCGCGCAGTGGTCGGGCAACACGCCCGGACTGGACTCGGTGGTCGGGCCGCACGAGCAGGAGCGGTTCGTGACGGCGTACCGGGAGGAGCACGTCACCGTGTTCACGCCGCGGGTGCTCGTGGACGGCGGTGACCGGTTCGCGTACCTGTGGGACGTGCGCACGCCCGACGGCCGGGTGCGGACCGGGGTGGACGTCAACGTCCTGGAGGGTGAACGGGTCCAGGAGAACTGGACGTTCGTCGGGGAGCAGCGCGACGACCAGGACGACCCGGAGCCCGAGGCGGCGGACCCGGCGGTGCTGGCGGAACTGGGCAGGCGCTGGACGGAGCGGCGGGACGGGGTCGTCGCGGACGACTTCACCCTGTTCGACGGGACCGGCGCCACCGGTGACGCGGGCGAACCGGTCGGCACGCTCCACCGGTCGATCGTCGTCGACCCGGAACGGGGGCGCGTCGCGCTCCTGCGGACCGCGGGGACCGGCGGGGTCGACCTGCTGGCGGTGCGCGGCGGCCGGGTGGTCCGCGCGTGGTCGCTGACCGGGATCCGTCCTTTCCGGTACTGACCGCCAGTCCACAGTGGACTGATGCGGTGGCCGCACATCCTGCCACACGTCGTCCGGCCGCGTCCCACGATGCGATCACCGTTGACCGGTCACGGGACCGGCCGTAGCTTCGGTGCGGTCGGCAGCGGAGCCGGTGGACCGGATGACCGGGACGACGTGGGCAGGTGGCATGGCGAACGACTCCTTGGACCTCGGGCAGCTCCGGACCTTCGTCGCCATCGCGGACCACGGCGGCTTCGGCAGGGCGGCCACGGCGCTGCACCTGAGCCAGCCCGCGGTGAGCCAGCACGTTCGGCTGCTGGAGAAGCGGCTGCGGCAGCCGCTGGTGGAGAAGGACGGGCGGCGGACGCGGTTCACCGCGTCGGGCGAGCGGCTGCTGGTCGAGGCGCGGCGGATCATCGCGGCGCACGACGAGGCGGTGCGGCGGCTGGACGCGACGACCCTGCCGCCGGTGGTGATCGGGTCCACCGAGACCGCCGCCGAGCAGGTGCTGCCGCGGCTGCTGACCACGTTGCGCGACGCGTACCCCGGCCGCGGGGTGCAGTTCCACATCGACCGGTCCACCCAGATGACCGAGGCGGTGCTCAAGGGCACCATCGACCTGGCCGTGCTGCTGGGGTTCGCGGGCGACACCCACGGGCGGCTGGTCGGCGAACTGCCGCTGCACTGGTACTCCGCCCCGGCGCGACCGGTCCCCCAGCACGACCGGGCGTTGGCGCTGGTCGCCTACCGGGAACCCTGCGGGATGCGGCAGCTCGCCCTGCGGCGGCTCGCCGAGGCGGGGCACCAGGTGGAGGTGGCGGCGGAGTCGACCAGCCTCGAAGGGGTGATCGCGGCGGCGCGCGCCGGGCTCGGCGTGGCCGTCCTGCCCTCGACCGGGGTGACGCCGCACGGGCTGGTGCAACGCCACGACCTGCCGGAGCTGGGCGTGATCGGCGTGCACCTGGCCACCCGCAGGGACCTGGACACCGACCTGGTGGCCACGGCGCTGGACGCGTTGGAGGGCTTCTTCGACGCGGCACCGGCGTCGCGGCTCGCCGGATGACGACGCATCACCAAGCGCGATCGGCATCCATCAGCGATCTCGCTTGGACGCCGATCCGTTGTCCGGCCTAGGTTCGCGTCGTGCCGATCCTCATCTCCGCCGCGGAACTCCACGCCACGCCCACCGCCCGCGTCCTCGACGTCCGCTGGACCCTCGCGGTGCCCGACGGGCGGCCCGCCTTCGAAGCGGGCCACGTGCCCGGCGCGGTGTACGTCGACCTCGACTCGGAACTGGCGGGCCACGGAGCCCTGCGGGACGGGCGCCACCCGCTGCCCGACCTCGGGGACCTCCAGGAGTCCGCCCGCGGCTGGGGCCTGGACGACGGCGACGCGGTGGTGGTCCACGACGGCGGCGGCAACCTGGCCGCCGCGCGGGCGTGGTGGCTGCTGCGCGACGCCGGGTTCGCCGACGTGCGCCTGCTGGACGGGGCGCTGCCGGCGTGGACCGCGGCCGGGTACCCGCTCGCGACCGGTCCCGAGCACCCGGCGAGGGGCTCGGTGACGCTGCGGCCGCGCCGGTCCCCCGTCCTGGACATCGACGGCGCCGCGCGGTTCCCCGACGGCGGCGTGCTGCTCGACGCGCGGGCGGGCGAGCGCTACCGCGGCGAGACCGAACCGGTCGACCCCCGTGCCGGGCACATCCCCGGCGCGA
This window contains:
- a CDS encoding sulfurtransferase codes for the protein MPILISAAELHATPTARVLDVRWTLAVPDGRPAFEAGHVPGAVYVDLDSELAGHGALRDGRHPLPDLGDLQESARGWGLDDGDAVVVHDGGGNLAAARAWWLLRDAGFADVRLLDGALPAWTAAGYPLATGPEHPARGSVTLRPRRSPVLDIDGAARFPDGGVLLDARAGERYRGETEPVDPRAGHIPGAISAPTSDNLAADGTFLPADRLRERFTALGVRDDRPVAAYCGSGVTAAHTVVALTLAGFEPALYPGSWSQWANHPDRPVATGQAPA
- a CDS encoding WYL domain-containing protein, whose protein sequence is MNRTDRLYALVEELRAVSPRPRSASWLARRFEVSVRTVERDLEALRQTGVPIRSDVGRAGGYSLDRERTLPPVTLTDVEALAVSVALRTTAAPFAAAARRAGQKVSAVLPDGVRRREEALAGRVWRVGGQQGGGGAAGEVIGEAMVAGRVVRLRYADRAGVETARDVEPLGLLWGPHGWYLVGWCRLRVAVRGFQFDRIVSAEMSVERVEPREREWVAELERLDADPLTS
- a CDS encoding nucleoside hydrolase; the protein is MTIPLIIDTDPGVDDAFALALAARSPEVDLLGVTTVFGNVSIEHTTRNAQRLLALLGSDAPVARGADRAIGVRQRDARHVHGDDGLSGMALALPVNDRIDPRDAVEFLRDTVDSSPVPVTIAAIGPLTNIARLLETHAGRIGRLVVMGGGIAGGNVTPAAEFNIWSDAEAAHRVLAEGPVLVPIDLTRRCAVDGGWLESLTGLVGTTLAGLTPRYREFYLAANGIDGILVHDAVAVAEAVRPGILTTRRHLLAVDTSNGPEHGALVPGGFAVDVAEDADVEGLREFLHERLSG
- a CDS encoding LysR family transcriptional regulator, with product MANDSLDLGQLRTFVAIADHGGFGRAATALHLSQPAVSQHVRLLEKRLRQPLVEKDGRRTRFTASGERLLVEARRIIAAHDEAVRRLDATTLPPVVIGSTETAAEQVLPRLLTTLRDAYPGRGVQFHIDRSTQMTEAVLKGTIDLAVLLGFAGDTHGRLVGELPLHWYSAPARPVPQHDRALALVAYREPCGMRQLALRRLAEAGHQVEVAAESTSLEGVIAAARAGLGVAVLPSTGVTPHGLVQRHDLPELGVIGVHLATRRDLDTDLVATALDALEGFFDAAPASRLAG